The genomic stretch TTCTTCTGCCTCAAATGGCTTAGTCATGTAGTCATCAGCACCCAAATCAAGTCCCAAAACACGGTCTTCTAATTGAGATTTGGCTGTCAAAAAAATGATAGGAACTTCCATTCCCATTTGACGAACGCGCTTCAAAACACTGACACCATCAAGTTTTGGCAACATAATATCCAAAAGAACCAAATCATAAAGTCCCGTTAATATATAATCCAGTGCAGACTCACCATCAAAAACCAAATCCACTTCATAACGGTGATTTTCAAGAATGGCTTGAATCGCTTCTGCAATTCCTTTCTCATCCTCGACCACTAAAATTCTCAACTGGCTCTCCTCCCTTTTTACTCAAAATCTAGTATAAAACGCCAAAATTGAATTAACCTTGAAATTTTCTTAATTTTTAAGATTGCCTGTTTAAAAAATATCCTAACACTGACTTATACCAAACCATTATAAGTAAGTCTCTCCCAGAAAGTCCGTGTAAACTGATGAAAATCTATGGCAAAAATGTGGCAATTTCTTTAATTCTAGTTTATACCCAATTTTAAAAAATGTCCTTACAGAGCTGTAAGTTTGGCAAAAAATAAGAGCCTGGGGCAAATGCCTCAAACTCTACATTTTCAATCACATACTATGTTTGTGTGTATTACATGGCTTCAGAAGAACTATTAGTCTTGTCACCTTCTGACCAAATCTTTTCATTCCACTTAACGTTATGATGCGTGTCACGATATTTTTTAGGCGTAATGCCGACAACTTCTTTAAACTGTTGAATAAAGTGACTTTGTGATGAAAATGATAAATGATTCGCAATTTCAATCATTGAATAATCACTGAATTTCAATAAGTCTTTTGCAACTTCTATTTTTTTATTTTTAACATAAGTGCTTACGGACACGCCAAATTCTTTCTTGAATAAGCGTGATAAATAGCTTGCTGAAATGCCAAATTCACTCGCTAACTGTTCAACCGTAATGCGTTCTTTCACGTGGCAATAAATATAATCCTTACAATCTGAAACGTGTTTTGAAATCACATCTTTTTGAATTTCACGTCGCATGCGTTCCGTGTAATCAACAACCATCTCGTCGTGCAAATTTTGAACTTCTTGTGCCGTGTGAAGGTCATCTAATTTTTGAATATAAAAGTCACTCAGTCTAAAAGCTTGTTCTAATTCCATACCATTTTGACCACACATGCGTGTAATCATAGCTGTCGTAATGACAAAGTGATATTTCAAATTGGTAATGGGGTTACGTGACAAAGTTCCCACACCATCTTCTGATACAAAACGTTCTTGTTCACAATTTTTGCGGACCGCTTCAACATCTCCCGTAGCTACCGCTTGATAGAACAAAAATTCCTCAGTTAAGGGACGATGTTCCACATCATCCAAATTATCACTAATCGCTAAAAGTCTCCATTCATCCTTATAATTCATTTCCAATCCCCTTTTTTTGTAAACGATTACCATTTTCTTTTCATTTTACCATATTCTTGCAGATTTGATAAAAATAAAGTGGAAAAATGGAAGTGAGACAAAATAAAGTCTCCATCGGAGACTTTATTGCTGAACGTAACTCTTAAATATAAAGAAGATTATTCATCATAGCTAATCCAGTCATAATATCCATACAAAGGTGTTTTGCCATCATATGGATCAAGCCAATCATCAACACCAATTCCTGGCCAAACATTCATCATGATTTTACCTGGTGTGCTTGGTAGATTTTCAGTCACTGTATGAACAGCTTTACCATCCACATACCAAGTAATATGGTCTTCACGCCATTCAAAACCATAAGTGTGCCACTCTTCTGATGCATCAAACCCTAGGTCATAAAGGAATTCATGATTGCCAACGCCATCTGTAAAATAGTTGAATTGAACTTTTGTCGTATCTTTTCCAAGAAACTCAATATCAATTTCATCCCATTTTGTTCCGTCTGTTGGTCCAGTGTAGGTGAAAAATGATGTTACAACGCCAGTATTTTTAATGGCTTTCATGCGAACTTGATAAAGACCATAATGGAAATACTCTCTTGTGCGCCACTCGCCGCCAGTGTAGCCGTCAGCATCACGATCGATTTTTAAGCTTAAACCATCACCATCAAAATTCACATTGTCAGGCTGCCAGATGCAATCAAACATATCGCCATTTGCTCCTGTCCGTAATTCCATGTATGAGGCATCGTAACTGTCAAATCTTGTCTTAAAATGTGCTTGTTCGTTTATCTTCATGTTCTTACCATTCACGCTTTCTTGATATTATAGTTTTCCCTTTTTAAAAGGCATCGCTAAGAAACCAAGAAGAGCTACAAAGACTCCTGAAATCGTCAATAATTTGCTTGGACGTTGATTAGTCTTTGGTAGAGCTGTAAATGCACTGCCTTCAAGATTTGCTTTTGCTACTGATTGAGTTACAGTTTTTGCAGCCGCTGTTTGAGCTGACGCTACTGATGAATAAGCGACAGTCTTAATCACTGGGCTAGCTGCTTGTTTTTCTTTGGTAGAGCCTTTTGAGTGATTGTCCAAAACCAAAGTTTGTTTTTCACTCTTAGAGGCAGTTGAGTTTTTAGTTGGTGTTACACTTTCAGTTCCTTTGGTAGTAGTTGAAGTATTCCCTGTAACATCACCTGTTGCTCTAGACTTAGATGCCGT from Streptococcus ruminicola encodes the following:
- a CDS encoding helix-turn-helix domain-containing protein, with the translated sequence MNYKDEWRLLAISDNLDDVEHRPLTEEFLFYQAVATGDVEAVRKNCEQERFVSEDGVGTLSRNPITNLKYHFVITTAMITRMCGQNGMELEQAFRLSDFYIQKLDDLHTAQEVQNLHDEMVVDYTERMRREIQKDVISKHVSDCKDYIYCHVKERITVEQLASEFGISASYLSRLFKKEFGVSVSTYVKNKKIEVAKDLLKFSDYSMIEIANHLSFSSQSHFIQQFKEVVGITPKKYRDTHHNVKWNEKIWSEGDKTNSSSEAM
- the bglS gene encoding beta-glucanase → MKINEQAHFKTRFDSYDASYMELRTGANGDMFDCIWQPDNVNFDGDGLSLKIDRDADGYTGGEWRTREYFHYGLYQVRMKAIKNTGVVTSFFTYTGPTDGTKWDEIDIEFLGKDTTKVQFNYFTDGVGNHEFLYDLGFDASEEWHTYGFEWREDHITWYVDGKAVHTVTENLPSTPGKIMMNVWPGIGVDDWLDPYDGKTPLYGYYDWISYDE